Proteins from a genomic interval of Salinarchaeum sp. Harcht-Bsk1:
- a CDS encoding enoyl-CoA hydratase/isomerase family protein, whose product MQIEDGAVRRLTFDRPDVRNAMTPEVATDLADALEDVDPSEHDAVVLTGEGEAFCAGGDIQAMAEREESAGEAFEVIQETFGRAAEAILDAPVPVIAKVNGDAVGAGTTLAALADFAYAAESARFGASFVNVGLVPDTGATVVLPRIVGLRTAKELAFTGKLLPAEEAADLDLVSQAVPDEDLDDEVAGLVSTLQDQPTETIALTKRAIHDNLGRSWEDGLDREAHLQVLAYDSDAHAEGVAAFLEGRNPNFD is encoded by the coding sequence ATGCAAATCGAGGACGGTGCGGTCCGACGACTGACGTTCGATCGACCAGACGTCCGCAACGCGATGACGCCCGAAGTGGCGACGGACCTCGCGGACGCGCTCGAAGACGTCGACCCGAGCGAGCACGACGCGGTCGTCCTCACCGGCGAGGGCGAGGCGTTCTGTGCCGGCGGCGACATCCAGGCGATGGCCGAGCGCGAGGAGTCCGCGGGCGAGGCGTTCGAGGTCATCCAGGAGACGTTCGGCCGCGCCGCGGAGGCGATTCTCGACGCGCCCGTCCCGGTGATCGCGAAGGTCAACGGCGACGCCGTCGGCGCTGGCACCACGCTCGCCGCGCTCGCGGACTTCGCGTACGCCGCCGAGTCCGCCAGATTCGGCGCGAGCTTCGTCAACGTCGGGCTCGTCCCCGACACGGGCGCGACCGTCGTCCTGCCGCGGATCGTGGGGCTTCGAACGGCGAAGGAACTCGCGTTCACCGGCAAACTGCTCCCCGCCGAGGAGGCAGCCGACCTCGACCTCGTCTCCCAAGCCGTGCCGGACGAGGACCTCGACGACGAGGTGGCGGGGCTCGTCTCGACGCTGCAGGACCAGCCCACGGAGACGATAGCGCTCACGAAGCGGGCGATTCACGACAACCTCGGGCGCTCCTGGGAAGACGGCCTCGACCGCGAGGCCCACTTGCAGGTGCTCGCGTACGACTCGGACGCGCACGCCGAGGGCGTCGCGGCGTTCCTGGAGGGCCGGAACCCGAACTTCGACTGA
- the paaC gene encoding 1,2-phenylacetyl-CoA epoxidase subunit PaaC, with the protein MAEAASPQLHLDDLADREREAVEALLFRLADDELVLAERYTEWQVRSPTLESDIALANIAQDELGHARLWYQLLQRFEYDEPDLIYERDAGDFRHSTLAELPFPEGDWADAIVRSFLYDVAEDVRLHAIQESSVPAIRDRVEKVLQEEDYHLDHAHSWLERLAGVEDGHGRLQAAVDRLFPHALTLFEPVGDVETAIDELGIRDRSLDEMREEWLTRVGGTLEGLGIEVPAAEPADPAGRDGEHTEHWEPLHAEMVETYHDLGRDSATTIMEPDDAQ; encoded by the coding sequence ATGGCCGAAGCCGCATCCCCACAACTGCACCTCGACGACCTCGCCGATCGCGAGCGCGAGGCGGTCGAGGCACTCCTCTTCCGGCTCGCCGACGACGAACTCGTGCTCGCCGAGCGCTACACCGAGTGGCAGGTCCGCTCGCCCACGCTCGAATCCGACATCGCGCTGGCGAACATCGCACAGGACGAACTGGGGCACGCACGGCTCTGGTACCAGCTCCTCCAGCGTTTCGAGTACGACGAGCCAGACCTGATCTACGAGCGCGACGCCGGCGACTTCCGGCACAGCACGCTCGCGGAGCTACCCTTCCCCGAGGGCGACTGGGCGGACGCGATCGTCCGGAGCTTCCTGTACGACGTCGCGGAGGACGTGCGACTCCACGCGATCCAGGAGTCGTCGGTCCCGGCGATCCGCGACCGCGTCGAGAAGGTCCTCCAGGAAGAGGACTACCACCTCGACCACGCCCACAGCTGGCTCGAACGGCTTGCAGGCGTCGAGGACGGCCACGGGCGGCTGCAGGCGGCCGTCGATCGCCTCTTTCCGCACGCGTTGACGCTCTTCGAGCCGGTCGGCGACGTCGAGACGGCGATCGACGAACTCGGCATCCGGGATCGCTCGCTCGACGAGATGCGCGAGGAGTGGCTCACCCGCGTCGGCGGGACGCTGGAGGGCCTCGGCATCGAGGTTCCCGCGGCCGAGCCAGCCGATCCGGCTGGTCGGGACGGCGAGCACACCGAGCACTGGGAACCCCTCCACGCGGAGATGGTCGAGACCTACCACGACCTCGGACGCGACTCGGCGACCACGATCATGGAGCCCGACGATGCACAGTGA
- the paaB gene encoding 1,2-phenylacetyl-CoA epoxidase subunit PaaB → MIWEVFRQQAAGDYHTHCGNVHAPDREMALLFAEIQHGRRKPTNSLWVVPKPEIAEVDTDDAVFGGSTDKAYRFAQSYNVEPAAEEVADSEREQTEAERQRGGL, encoded by the coding sequence ATGATCTGGGAGGTCTTCCGCCAGCAGGCCGCCGGCGACTACCACACCCACTGCGGCAACGTCCACGCGCCGGATCGCGAGATGGCACTGTTGTTCGCCGAGATCCAGCACGGCCGTCGCAAGCCGACGAACAGCCTCTGGGTCGTGCCGAAGCCAGAGATCGCCGAGGTCGACACCGACGACGCCGTGTTCGGCGGATCCACCGACAAGGCCTACCGGTTCGCCCAGAGCTACAACGTCGAACCGGCGGCCGAGGAGGTCGCGGACTCCGAGCGCGAACAGACCGAGGCCGAACGACAGCGGGGTGGGCTCTGA
- a CDS encoding helix-turn-helix domain-containing protein has protein sequence MIDECLGVEVRIEGDGCPLADATRATGASVDARPPLLRADGNALLRFSGPARDDLADALDADDRIRYLYRSRTDDRHTFRCLSTRPCVVHDLISAGFLVDSLAYGPERTAVTGAVVGQDVLQGVMETAGETVGVELERVYPLGPEDDAPVARRWDLTPAQAESLRTATAMGYFTVPRRTTASEVADAMGISKTAFLERLHRAQHALCSQAFDVDAPPASGD, from the coding sequence ATGATCGACGAGTGTCTCGGCGTGGAAGTCCGCATCGAGGGCGACGGCTGCCCGCTCGCCGACGCGACCCGCGCGACGGGCGCGTCCGTCGATGCTCGCCCGCCACTGCTCAGGGCGGACGGGAACGCGCTCTTGCGGTTCAGCGGGCCCGCCCGCGACGACCTCGCGGACGCCCTCGACGCCGACGATCGCATTCGCTACCTCTACCGCTCCAGAACCGACGACCGCCACACCTTCCGCTGTCTCTCGACGCGACCCTGCGTCGTCCACGACCTGATCAGCGCTGGCTTCCTCGTCGACTCCCTCGCGTACGGCCCCGAGCGCACGGCCGTCACTGGCGCCGTCGTCGGCCAGGACGTCCTCCAGGGCGTCATGGAGACCGCCGGGGAGACCGTCGGCGTCGAACTCGAACGCGTCTACCCACTGGGCCCCGAGGACGACGCTCCCGTCGCGCGCCGGTGGGATCTCACGCCCGCACAGGCGGAGAGTCTCCGCACCGCGACGGCGATGGGCTACTTCACCGTCCCTCGGCGAACGACGGCGAGCGAGGTCGCCGACGCGATGGGGATCAGCAAGACCGCCTTCCTGGAGCGACTTCACCGGGCCCAGCACGCGCTCTGCTCGCAGGCGTTCGACGTCGACGCACCACCAGCATCTGGCGACTGA
- a CDS encoding metalloregulator ArsR/SmtB family transcription factor has translation MDSAALLDLLGNENRRRILRLLARKPCYVTEISEYLGVSPKAVIDHLRKLEDAGLVESHMDERRRKYFHISRNLRLEVNVSPYEFGAKSAYPASRSFDITAWRHLTVDVSLEENGHDPGELASELKELHDLENELSMAQRWVQGRITETVEDLTDAVDGDADGDGRLHADVLVTLADGKQDTTELSEAVDAPPTVVEESLVALAEQGIVDRDEDGWYLREE, from the coding sequence ATGGACTCCGCCGCGCTACTGGACCTGCTGGGCAACGAGAACCGGCGCCGGATCCTCCGGTTACTCGCCCGCAAACCCTGCTACGTGACGGAGATCAGCGAGTACCTCGGCGTGAGTCCGAAGGCGGTGATCGACCACCTTCGGAAGCTCGAGGACGCGGGACTCGTCGAGAGCCACATGGACGAGCGGCGTCGCAAGTACTTCCACATCTCGCGAAACCTCCGGCTCGAGGTCAACGTGTCGCCCTACGAGTTCGGCGCCAAGAGCGCCTATCCGGCGAGCCGGAGCTTCGACATCACGGCCTGGCGGCACCTCACCGTCGACGTCTCGCTGGAGGAGAACGGCCACGATCCGGGCGAGCTGGCCAGCGAACTCAAAGAGCTCCACGACCTCGAGAACGAACTCTCGATGGCACAGCGCTGGGTCCAGGGCCGGATCACCGAGACCGTCGAGGACCTCACCGACGCCGTCGACGGCGACGCCGACGGCGACGGACGACTGCACGCCGACGTGCTCGTCACACTCGCCGACGGCAAGCAGGACACCACGGAACTGTCGGAGGCAGTGGATGCACCGCCGACGGTCGTCGAGGAGAGCCTCGTCGCGCTCGCCGAGCAGGGGATCGTGGACCGCGACGAGGACGGCTGGTATCTGCGCGAGGAGTAG
- the gatD gene encoding Glu-tRNA(Gln) amidotransferase subunit GatD yields the protein MNAGDRVRVDRADQTYEGVVLPSSTREHLVVKLDGGYNVGIDREDADVEVLETDVHQIEDAQTDADGRTEVSFDADLPTIALISTGGTIASTVDYRTGAVTARFDAEDVLRAVPDLAGRANYRGRVVANILSENMTPDVWTDLAQAIHEEVEDGADGVVVMHGTDTMQYSAAAMSFMLDSPVPIVFTGSQRSADRPSSDNVMNAVCAVEAAKSDSSEVLVCMHAAESDDVCALHRGTRVRKNHTSRRDAFETIGAKPLGEVDYDAASETDDPKTAAGVSFRREYAERGEVDLALHDALEPNVDLVKFAPGMNERIVEIAAEDAAGLVIEGTGLGHVNTDLVPILENAIDAGTPVVMTSQCIEGRVCDRVYDTGRDLLDAGVVEGEDMLPGTATVKLMWTLANRPDSVAETMRTPIAGEIQERSTPWL from the coding sequence ATGAACGCAGGCGACCGGGTTCGCGTCGACCGCGCGGACCAGACGTACGAGGGTGTGGTGCTGCCTTCCTCGACGCGCGAGCACCTGGTGGTGAAACTCGACGGTGGCTACAACGTCGGCATCGACCGCGAGGACGCCGACGTCGAGGTGCTCGAGACGGACGTCCACCAGATCGAAGACGCGCAGACCGACGCCGACGGGCGGACGGAGGTCTCCTTCGACGCCGATCTTCCGACGATCGCGCTCATCTCGACCGGCGGCACCATTGCCTCGACCGTCGATTACCGAACGGGCGCCGTGACGGCCCGCTTCGACGCCGAGGACGTGCTCCGGGCGGTGCCGGACCTCGCGGGGCGGGCGAACTACCGCGGGCGCGTCGTCGCGAACATCCTCTCGGAGAACATGACGCCCGACGTGTGGACGGACCTCGCACAGGCGATTCACGAGGAAGTCGAAGACGGCGCGGACGGGGTCGTCGTCATGCACGGCACGGACACGATGCAGTACTCCGCCGCGGCGATGTCGTTCATGCTCGATTCGCCGGTGCCGATCGTATTCACCGGCAGCCAGCGATCGGCGGATCGCCCCTCCTCGGACAACGTGATGAACGCGGTCTGTGCCGTCGAGGCCGCGAAGTCTGACAGTTCTGAGGTCCTCGTCTGTATGCACGCCGCCGAATCCGACGACGTCTGCGCGCTCCACCGCGGCACCCGCGTCCGGAAGAATCACACCTCCCGCCGGGACGCGTTCGAGACGATCGGCGCGAAGCCACTCGGAGAAGTCGACTACGACGCGGCGAGCGAAACTGACGATCCGAAGACCGCGGCGGGCGTCAGTTTCCGGCGCGAGTACGCCGAGCGTGGCGAGGTCGACCTCGCCCTCCACGACGCCCTCGAACCGAACGTCGACCTCGTGAAGTTCGCGCCCGGCATGAACGAGCGGATCGTCGAGATCGCTGCCGAGGACGCCGCCGGCCTCGTGATCGAGGGAACCGGCCTCGGCCACGTCAACACGGATCTGGTCCCGATCCTCGAGAACGCGATCGACGCGGGCACGCCGGTCGTGATGACGAGCCAGTGCATCGAGGGCCGGGTCTGCGATCGCGTCTACGACACCGGACGTGACCTGCTGGACGCAGGCGTGGTCGAGGGCGAAGACATGCTCCCGGGCACCGCGACGGTGAAACTGATGTGGACGCTCGCGAATCGACCGGACAGCGTCGCGGAGACGATGCGAACGCCGATCGCTGGCGAAATCCAGGAACGATCGACGCCCTGGCTGTAG
- the paaD gene encoding 1,2-phenylacetyl-CoA epoxidase subunit PaaD encodes MHSDTERGDDDPGFDRPEADADATACHHTDYDTAGDRARPDAADGERVHRESVDGEVPATGHGADGLERRVWDALYGVEDPEMPISIVDLGLVYDLEVDEEAGTAAARMTLTYTGCPARDMLLDDVERAVASVDGIEDATVELVWSPPWEVELVTEQGKDALREFGLSI; translated from the coding sequence ATGCACAGTGACACCGAGCGCGGGGACGACGATCCGGGGTTCGACCGCCCGGAAGCGGACGCCGACGCGACCGCCTGCCACCACACCGACTACGACACCGCTGGCGACCGTGCCCGTCCCGACGCGGCGGACGGCGAGCGCGTCCACAGAGAGTCCGTCGACGGCGAGGTGCCGGCCACCGGCCACGGCGCTGATGGGCTCGAACGACGGGTCTGGGACGCCCTCTACGGCGTCGAAGATCCCGAGATGCCGATCAGCATCGTCGACCTCGGGCTCGTGTACGACCTCGAGGTCGACGAGGAAGCAGGAACGGCGGCGGCTCGAATGACGCTCACCTACACCGGCTGCCCGGCGCGGGACATGCTCCTCGACGACGTCGAACGGGCCGTCGCATCCGTCGACGGCATCGAGGACGCAACCGTGGAACTCGTCTGGTCGCCACCGTGGGAGGTCGAACTGGTGACCGAGCAGGGGAAGGACGCCCTCCGGGAGTTCGGATTGAGCATCTGA
- a CDS encoding DUF5802 family protein, whose amino-acid sequence MFEEFSSGYYLGRLYVQPTDGDAAVIDRDQHEHVNRELYATGEGLERLDAPLVMKVHERHVPVHGEDGVPRDTLFLPESVVDATRIQNPPTLTEVLLAKADRAKQLLRITGRGQDRPTT is encoded by the coding sequence ATGTTCGAGGAGTTCTCGAGCGGCTACTACCTCGGCCGGCTGTACGTGCAGCCGACCGACGGCGACGCAGCGGTGATCGATCGCGACCAGCACGAGCACGTCAATCGTGAACTCTACGCCACTGGCGAGGGGCTCGAACGGCTCGACGCCCCGCTCGTGATGAAGGTCCACGAGCGCCACGTGCCCGTACACGGGGAGGACGGGGTACCACGGGACACGCTGTTCCTTCCAGAGTCCGTGGTGGACGCGACGAGGATTCAGAATCCGCCGACGCTGACCGAAGTGTTGCTCGCGAAGGCGGACCGCGCGAAGCAGCTGCTGCGGATCACCGGGCGGGGCCAGGACCGCCCCACGACGTGA
- a CDS encoding amidohydrolase family protein, which produces MPQDLPGVDEERLIDTHAHQPTSEFLHDAGGQMMEDAASKFGTNLETWDYETMREEYREAGIGRAVLLGWDAETNTGNPPVPNDYVAEVRDEYPDFFVGFGSVDPLKDDCVEEAIRCVDDLDLSGFKFQQIAQGFDPSDDAHDELWSTIEDLGVPVVFHGGNSTLGAGSPGGRGLKIRHANPMLIDEVAAEHPDLQILIAHPAFPWEKEQLAICQQKGNVYMDLSGWLPRYVDEQVLQYAGSLLSEKVMFGTDYPMLRPEDWLESFAEDTEYDEETQRKLLFENAEEFLGLN; this is translated from the coding sequence ATGCCGCAGGATCTCCCCGGCGTCGACGAGGAGCGACTGATCGACACGCACGCCCACCAGCCCACCAGCGAGTTTCTCCACGACGCGGGCGGCCAGATGATGGAAGACGCGGCGTCGAAGTTCGGCACGAACCTCGAGACGTGGGACTACGAGACGATGCGCGAGGAGTACCGCGAGGCCGGCATCGGTCGGGCCGTCCTCCTCGGCTGGGACGCCGAGACCAATACCGGCAACCCGCCGGTTCCCAACGACTACGTCGCGGAGGTCAGAGACGAGTACCCTGACTTCTTCGTCGGCTTCGGGAGCGTCGATCCGCTGAAGGACGACTGCGTCGAGGAGGCGATCCGCTGCGTCGATGACCTCGACCTCTCGGGCTTCAAGTTCCAGCAGATCGCCCAGGGGTTCGACCCCAGCGACGACGCGCACGACGAACTCTGGAGTACGATCGAGGACCTCGGCGTGCCGGTCGTCTTCCACGGCGGTAACTCCACGCTGGGCGCGGGCAGCCCCGGCGGTCGCGGGCTGAAGATCCGGCACGCGAACCCGATGCTGATCGACGAGGTCGCCGCCGAGCACCCCGACCTCCAGATCCTGATCGCCCATCCGGCGTTCCCGTGGGAGAAAGAGCAACTCGCGATCTGCCAGCAGAAGGGGAACGTCTACATGGACCTCTCGGGGTGGCTCCCGCGCTACGTCGACGAGCAGGTGCTGCAGTACGCCGGCTCGCTCCTCTCCGAAAAGGTGATGTTCGGCACCGACTACCCGATGCTCCGTCCCGAGGACTGGCTGGAATCGTTCGCCGAGGACACCGAGTACGACGAGGAAACCCAGCGAAAGCTCCTCTTCGAGAACGCCGAGGAGTTCCTGGGACTCAACTGA
- the paaA gene encoding 1,2-phenylacetyl-CoA epoxidase subunit PaaA, protein MDIETVKERAGPRAFGPSDDMPEEYRKAATRMLQFHANSEIMGAYLERPFIRKAPSLERKMAFSAKVQDEIGHGQLLYRAAESLGVKTREEMLEELANGEGKFLNCFHYPMTDWVETPMIAFFVDGAAMRRQATLKRSSWEPYAHAMDKVCFEEGFHVKHGESILAELMNGSRAEQRRTQEAFEEWWPRILQFFGPTDEKSTHHDFASEVGLKFQSNDDLRNAFLNAYLPKARKYGLEIPDEPRIRERDDGTFEVTEDDLDWDEFFEVSKNQYGGSEVQIGKRHDTQEAVEWVRGALEETERAAMADGAPAAAD, encoded by the coding sequence ATGGATATCGAGACCGTGAAAGAGCGGGCAGGCCCCCGAGCGTTCGGGCCATCCGACGACATGCCCGAGGAGTACCGGAAGGCGGCCACCCGGATGCTCCAGTTCCACGCGAACAGCGAGATCATGGGCGCCTACCTCGAGCGGCCGTTCATCCGCAAGGCGCCGAGTCTCGAGCGCAAGATGGCCTTCAGCGCGAAGGTCCAAGACGAGATCGGCCACGGCCAGTTGCTCTACCGCGCCGCCGAATCCCTCGGCGTCAAGACCCGCGAGGAGATGCTCGAGGAACTCGCCAACGGCGAGGGCAAGTTCCTCAACTGCTTCCACTACCCGATGACCGACTGGGTCGAGACGCCGATGATCGCCTTCTTCGTCGACGGCGCCGCGATGCGCCGGCAGGCGACACTCAAGCGATCTAGCTGGGAGCCCTACGCCCACGCCATGGACAAGGTCTGCTTCGAGGAGGGGTTCCACGTCAAGCACGGCGAGTCGATCCTCGCCGAACTGATGAACGGTTCGCGCGCGGAGCAACGGCGCACGCAGGAGGCCTTCGAGGAGTGGTGGCCGCGCATCCTGCAGTTCTTCGGGCCGACGGACGAGAAGTCGACCCACCACGACTTCGCCTCGGAGGTCGGCCTCAAGTTCCAGTCCAACGACGACCTCCGCAACGCCTTCCTGAACGCCTACCTCCCGAAGGCCCGCAAGTACGGCCTCGAGATTCCCGACGAGCCGCGGATCCGCGAGCGCGACGACGGGACGTTCGAGGTCACGGAGGACGACCTCGACTGGGACGAGTTCTTCGAGGTCTCGAAGAACCAGTACGGCGGGAGCGAGGTACAGATCGGGAAGCGCCACGACACCCAGGAAGCCGTCGAGTGGGTCCGTGGTGCCCTCGAGGAGACCGAACGAGCAGCGATGGCCGACGGGGCGCCCGCAGCGGCCGACTGA
- a CDS encoding PKD domain-containing protein gives MERTRRGILRSVSVLSALAVGASATASAADCSSAPAWDETVLYSSGDQVQHPDGDGIDVLWKAELDSRNAEPSRSSSYWNYVGDCSGDTNTAPTASFTTDVSTPEPGQDVSFDASGSGDSDGSIASYSWDFGDGSSATGQTATHSYSSTGDYDVILTVTDDDGASDTSTKTVSVTDGSTNQSPNASFTVTPADPGTGETVTVDAADSSDSDGTIASYEWDFGDGTTASGQTASHSYSSTGDYSISLTVTDDDGATDSNTTTVTVSDSGSGGQCEGVPAWDSAATYTGGDQVTHDGALWTAEWWTQGTEPAESENVWTLEGDCSGGNETPTASFTTDVSTPEPGQQVGFDASGSSDSDGSIASYSWDFGDGSSATGQTATHSYSSSGDYTVTLTVTDDAGATDSASTIVSVSEQATQITIDSSVDGWVGVTPSEIDGQTNPAIDLVSGEPYAFTWNNVDGVPHNLTIRNAAGDALLQTETVGEAGQSRTLEFTPTEEMVEYICSIHPQAMVGDLAIDGNQPPTATLSVDPTNPSPGQSVSFDASGSTDSDGTISSYEWTFGDGATGTGQSASHTYSDAGEYTVQVTVTDDGGAAAIASSTITVGDPNQGPTASFTTSPSSPDPGQSVSFDASGSSDSDGTISSYEWDFGDGTTATGETATHTYADGGSYEVTLTVTDDAGATDSTTSTLGIGGDVSASTTLSEFYSAYDEDFNHEYTEGGVSGLLKNELNPDASEFGADVDAISNNAGDGSMELGSLGDRGLELVKRFDADGVPRETTGRLMAWLTGLPTQTEPVPFNDGEGRDGGLTADAGPVSATNDPSVLVQDTWPRGEQFDDVYLQPQRVDWSSSVSDSQYTNTDNPIIDAVKDKVHPVTGETLGSGFTSNAPLEATAELHDDGWIFDMSMIFKNTTDVPVLIDGAIMWWVGPEKGAAGLDQFSYDNRERKNYSVGHPQRDVIEVSLPNAKKPGPFEGTDAPLSAYGIRVAHHDNPYQYRTLYPNQKFAMTYHNVTGPGQYDWPLQDLVDVMLDTCHVEFREEMSSIDTNTELVDAIDARNRYGN, from the coding sequence ATGGAACGAACTCGACGCGGAATCCTACGATCAGTATCAGTACTCTCCGCGCTGGCGGTCGGCGCGAGTGCAACAGCATCGGCAGCGGACTGTAGCTCGGCCCCCGCGTGGGACGAGACGGTCCTCTACTCGTCCGGCGACCAGGTCCAGCACCCCGACGGCGACGGGATCGACGTGCTCTGGAAAGCCGAACTGGACTCCCGGAACGCCGAACCGTCCCGATCGAGTTCCTACTGGAACTACGTCGGCGACTGTAGCGGCGACACCAACACCGCGCCGACCGCCTCGTTCACGACCGACGTGAGCACGCCCGAGCCCGGCCAGGACGTCTCCTTCGACGCGTCGGGATCGGGCGACTCCGACGGCTCGATCGCCTCGTACAGCTGGGACTTCGGCGACGGTTCGTCGGCAACGGGACAGACGGCCACCCACAGCTACTCGTCGACCGGTGATTACGACGTCATCCTCACCGTCACCGACGACGACGGCGCTTCCGACACGTCCACGAAGACCGTCTCCGTCACTGATGGCTCCACGAACCAGTCGCCCAACGCGTCCTTTACCGTCACTCCGGCAGATCCCGGAACGGGCGAAACCGTAACCGTCGACGCGGCAGACTCCTCGGACTCGGACGGGACCATCGCGAGCTACGAGTGGGACTTCGGTGACGGCACGACGGCGAGTGGACAGACCGCCAGTCACAGCTACTCGTCGACTGGCGACTACTCGATTTCGCTGACGGTCACCGACGACGACGGTGCGACCGATTCGAACACCACAACAGTGACCGTCTCCGATAGTGGCAGCGGTGGCCAGTGCGAGGGGGTTCCAGCCTGGGACTCGGCCGCGACCTACACCGGCGGTGACCAGGTCACCCACGACGGAGCCCTCTGGACGGCCGAGTGGTGGACGCAGGGGACCGAACCGGCCGAGAGCGAGAACGTCTGGACGCTCGAGGGCGATTGCAGTGGCGGCAACGAGACGCCGACGGCGTCGTTCACGACCGACGTGAGCACGCCCGAGCCCGGCCAGCAAGTCGGCTTCGACGCGTCGGGATCGAGCGACTCCGACGGCTCGATCGCCTCGTACAGCTGGGACTTCGGCGACGGCTCGTCTGCAACCGGGCAGACGGCCACCCATAGCTACTCGTCGTCGGGCGATTACACGGTCACCCTGACCGTCACCGACGATGCAGGTGCGACCGACAGTGCGTCGACGATCGTCTCTGTCAGCGAGCAGGCCACCCAGATCACCATCGACAGCAGCGTCGACGGCTGGGTCGGTGTCACGCCCTCGGAGATCGACGGCCAGACGAATCCGGCGATCGATCTCGTCTCCGGGGAACCCTACGCGTTCACGTGGAACAACGTCGACGGCGTGCCCCACAACCTCACGATCCGGAACGCAGCAGGAGACGCCTTGCTGCAGACGGAGACCGTCGGCGAAGCAGGGCAGAGTCGAACGCTGGAGTTCACGCCGACCGAGGAGATGGTCGAGTACATCTGTTCGATCCACCCGCAAGCGATGGTCGGGGATCTCGCGATCGACGGGAACCAGCCACCCACCGCAACCCTGTCGGTCGATCCGACGAACCCGAGCCCCGGTCAGTCGGTCTCGTTCGACGCGTCGGGCTCCACGGACTCCGACGGCACGATCAGCAGCTACGAGTGGACGTTCGGCGACGGTGCCACTGGCACCGGCCAGAGCGCTTCACACACCTACAGTGACGCGGGCGAATACACGGTTCAGGTGACCGTCACGGACGACGGCGGTGCAGCTGCGATCGCGAGTTCGACGATCACCGTCGGCGACCCCAACCAGGGCCCGACTGCGTCGTTCACGACGAGCCCGTCCTCGCCCGACCCAGGGCAGTCGGTCTCGTTCGACGCCTCCGGGTCCTCGGACTCAGACGGAACAATCAGCAGCTACGAGTGGGACTTCGGTGACGGCACGACGGCCACCGGCGAGACGGCAACGCACACCTACGCCGATGGCGGCTCCTACGAGGTGACGCTGACGGTCACGGACGACGCCGGAGCCACGGACTCGACGACGTCGACCCTCGGGATCGGCGGGGACGTGTCGGCCAGCACGACGCTCTCGGAGTTCTACTCTGCGTACGACGAGGACTTCAACCACGAGTACACCGAGGGCGGCGTTTCCGGACTGCTGAAAAACGAGTTGAATCCCGATGCGAGTGAGTTCGGTGCCGACGTCGATGCGATCTCGAACAACGCCGGCGACGGTTCGATGGAACTCGGCTCGCTGGGCGACCGGGGACTCGAGTTGGTCAAGCGCTTCGACGCCGATGGAGTCCCACGCGAAACGACCGGTCGGCTCATGGCGTGGCTGACGGGGCTACCCACGCAGACGGAACCGGTCCCGTTCAACGACGGCGAGGGTCGAGACGGCGGCCTGACCGCCGACGCCGGACCAGTGTCGGCAACGAACGATCCGTCGGTGCTCGTACAGGACACCTGGCCACGTGGCGAGCAGTTCGACGACGTCTACCTCCAGCCCCAGCGAGTCGACTGGAGTAGTAGCGTCAGCGACAGCCAGTACACCAACACCGACAACCCGATCATCGACGCGGTGAAGGACAAGGTCCATCCCGTCACGGGCGAGACGCTGGGTTCGGGCTTCACCTCGAACGCGCCGCTAGAGGCCACCGCCGAACTCCACGACGACGGCTGGATCTTCGACATGTCGATGATCTTCAAAAACACCACGGACGTGCCGGTGCTGATCGACGGCGCGATCATGTGGTGGGTCGGACCGGAGAAGGGCGCGGCGGGGCTCGATCAGTTCTCCTACGACAACAGGGAGCGCAAGAACTACTCCGTCGGGCACCCCCAGCGTGACGTCATCGAGGTGTCGCTGCCGAACGCGAAGAAACCCGGGCCCTTCGAGGGCACCGATGCACCGCTCTCGGCGTACGGTATCAGGGTTGCACACCACGACAACCCCTATCAGTACCGGACGCTGTATCCGAATCAGAAATTCGCAATGACGTATCACAACGTCACCGGGCCCGGTCAGTACGACTGGCCGCTCCAGGACCTGGTCGACGTGATGCTCGATACCTGCCACGTCGAGTTCCGCGAGGAGATGTCTAGCATCGATACGAACACCGAACTCGTCGACGCGATCGACGCCCGGAATCGGTACGGGAACTGA